GACATTAAAGCACTGCAATCGCCGGGGGTGACACCGTTGCGATCGTTAGCGATGGACAAAGCAGCTTCTTTCATTTTGCTTACGCCAGCAGCTACGGAAGCTCCGGGTACTCCTAAAGCTACATAGGTTTCGCGAAGACCATTTAAGCAACGATCGTCGAGAACACTGCCGTCGCCAGAGAAGGTAGCGTAGGTAACATAACGCAAGATGATTTCCATGTCGCGTAGGCAAGCGGCCATACGACGGCTGGTGTAGGCATTACCACCGGGGGTGATCAGTTGGGGCTGTTCAG
This portion of the Microcystis aeruginosa NIES-2549 genome encodes:
- a CDS encoding phycocyanin subunit beta; this translates as MFDAFTRVVSQADARGEYLSSSQLDALSAMVADSNKRMDSVNRITSNASTIVANAARSLFAEQPQLITPGGNAYTSRRMAACLRDMEIILRYVTYATFSGDGSVLDDRCLNGLRETYVALGVPGASVAAGVSKMKEAALSIANDRNGVTPGDCSALMSEIASYFDRAAAAVA